The genomic DNA GTAAGGATTCTAATGGCTTCTTCATGATTTCCTTTTTTCTCTTTGATTGATTCATGAAGAATGTCAGCTTCAGTTTTTGCCAATTTCGGATTTATCTCAGCACCGCCATATCTAAACGAGGTCACCAATCCAACCAACAGCTGCcgagaaaaacaaaacatattctTCATTTCACAGACTAACATGAAAATGCTAACTGTGACCTAATTCGATTATCTTAATCCTTAAGGACTACAAAGTCGAAGATTTAATGACTTGCCTGGCGAAGATGACCGGTGGTATGAGCAGCTAAATCTTCTTCTAAAGAATGCTTGTAACGGTTATGATAAGCACGTCTCATTGCCAACACTTCTTCAGGTGAAAGAACAGAAACAATTTCAATAATCACATGGTAACTTTTGCTTCCATCCTTGATGGCTACATTGGCCAAAACAGCATCGCGATCCGCAGGTTCCAGCATCCAACGGTACACAGCTCTCTATTCAAAATATCGAGTCATTAGCTTAGGACATAATAAGTTATATAAAGAAAAGGTATATGAAATTGTTGGTACAAAATCATGTTCTTGATTATTGTACCTCAAAGTCACCAGAGAGTTCAGATTCAAGGCGTTTGAGGATATCCTCTTGGTAAATTTCCTGATAAGATTTTCTGATTTGTTGTCTCTGATAAACATTTCTATGACCTAATATTGTGATAACACTCTTCTCATCAGTCCCCCATCCTACACAATTCAAAATCATGGATTATAACCAAGATTCACATACACGATTTGGACCGCAGcatcaatattttttgtgtcatGGCCACAAATGTTACCATGTGTTCGTAGCAATATCAAAGAACGCAATGCAACCACAATTGTTCTTCGCAATATTTTTACGAGTAAATTAAAGAAAgcaaattaaagaaattatacAACCTTTGAAAGCTCCATGAAGAGCTTCTGCATCAGCAACAGGAGAATGGTTGATGGGAGCAATAAGGGTAGccataattgatttattttcctAACTATGATGCTTAAATAGTTGAAGTTTAACTTCCTAGCTCTTCAATATATAGAGTACAATTAATAATCTATACAGTAACTTTTTTAACAatggtaagtttttttttttgagaaacgTAAAAATCttctaaaattaataaagttttaACTATCATGTCAAATTTGTACCTATGTAATATGTATTGCTCTACAGCTATGAACTATGGTTTCAGTTGTCCAAATTTGCTTAGAGAAtacattttaatttgaaaagaaaaaaaaggcaaTACAAATATCTTCTATATATAGTCAGTGTCTATTTTGGAGTTTTGAACATTTATatcaatttgtcaaaaataaaacatttactATATGAGTAGGATATTGAAGAATCGGtggctatattttttttgttccctTTTGTTGGTATTTGAAATGAGTGATGAGTTGGTTCTCCCTTGACAATATTGAATGAGTTATCAATGCTAAGACCTTACATAAGCTGTTTtagtacaaaatattttatttttgctaatacaagttatattttcttcatttgaatTGAACatcatatttaaaattcaaCACATTAAGTGTTGTTTtagacaataaataaattaaaataaagaaaaattataaaagtaacTAGTGTATCATATAAAAGcatcaaattaaacaataaccaaaataattaattgaagaTGATTTTTGTATTACCTTTAAAGGCCTTTTGGAGAGCCTCAGCATCTTCCACAGGAGATGATTTTATTGTAACAAGAGTAGCCATAGAAAAAACTAATCACTTAACAAGATTTGTGTGATATATTGAAGATTGGTTCTATCACCAGCTTAATATATATGCCAATGGTTTTTCTTTGATGTTATCGCCTAACACACACATCATCACATTTGAACGTTACTTTCATGTGAAGATTAGTATATTATTAGTTATTTTAGGGAAaggacaaatattttaattactcAATAGTTAGCATTCTTTGGCATTAAGAAATCACTTATAAATTTAGAAATTGCAAAGAAAATGTTGTAAAGAAACGGAAAAGAAAACTTGATTCTTTGGCTTTGCATGGAAAAGCACGGGAATATAGTGATGTATATTTTCGTCCCTTTATGGTTGCAAGGGTGGCAAATTTCAATGATTTCAATGGGATCCATGATCTGGGATTCTTTTCTTATACGTTGCTTTGCATTTGCTTCtattatattgttttgttttgttttgtttttaagagTCTAGCGGTGAAACTCGCATAGACTTACGGCCTAGCCGTAGGAAATTGTATATTTGAACTCATACCACAACATATCGAATGTCTTTATATTCTTTTACCAGTTGAGTAATATTTACCTGAGtttagtttctttaattttattttttacttaactGAATTTTCGATTCTTATTTCTTGTTGATTCACAATTTTAATCTTCTCGttctaaaatctaaaaatataatttcacaatagaaatttgagaattttgttTCCAAACCTCCGATATTCTCGCAAGCCTTCTGAAATTCTCATTTTTGCtgaattttggattatataatttgaatacCCTAGAGTCCAACAAACCACAGAAAATGCTTTTGTACATTtgcatatttaaaaaatttcataaaccaGAAGGTTTGACGAACataaacatatataattatatcaagAATATCATATTAAATAGAATATGTGTTTACTTCTCTAATgatattcatttaatttaatttgtcacGTGGTCTATGCAACAATTATCAATTTCAAGACTATCAACTTCATCCTTTACTCCGTCGTCAACTTTCTTATCATCAACAGCTTTCTATTCCTTCTCAAAGTTTTCAACAATCACCACATCATCATCTCAATTATCTCATGACCTGCCACACGACTTAGTTCATTACAACTAGCCATCCTACGAATATACCCAAGCTCCCAAGGCTCTGCACCATCTCAATGATGTTGTGCATATAGTTAAAATGTGAGAGGATTAGACACCCGTCCTTCAGATATACATGTAATATAATGACATTAAACATGAACTAAATTCAGAGAGAAAAGTTTACCATAAAAAATGACTGCCATTCGATCTATCTGTGATGGTGCaccacataaattaaaaaaagtttctGATTGCCCTATTTCGATTGATAGCAGAACTACCATATGCTTATATTTATGTACAATGAGAAAGCTCATATCTAATATAATCATCCATTTATCCTCGATTGCAGGACCAATACAATCAGAAGTTATAGTGCATTTGACTTTGTTGAATCGATTATGGGTCCCAATCAATTGGAGATAATGATTATTGGTTAACTCTCGTAAAAGTTCAAGACGGATATTTTGATGACCATTTGAAATGTTGATTTGAAAATGCTCGCTTCGACTGCGAAAAATGTATATCTTGATCGCAAGCATCGACATGCTCCCAGAAAGAATATATGAACGCTTAGTTGATTGTATGAAATGATCCACCTTCTTAGGTGCATCTTTAGTATTTACCATTTTTAGAGGTGGACATTTGAGGTTGTTTTTGGTAAAACAAACGGTCAAAacttctctttgatatgcatctTCATATTGTAAGATGCATCTTTGAATCAGGCCTATAGGGAAATAATCTgaataattatataatctgaaatgtaTATTGTTTTTAGGTTgatcgaattatataatctaaaactaTGGAGAACtaattcggattatataatccgaacaagGACAACATAAGAAATTTGGAAGACACACGAGAAGCTATTACGGTCGAAAAGGAAAATCTCTtgaaaattttagaaattagtgATACCTCTGAAGCTTAGActcgtttttgttgttgtgtcaTGTAAAGAAATGTGCCAAAAAGTTACTCGATGATGTCACAATGCATGTCTTCGAAAATTTTGATTTCCTTAGGGTTTacgttttttcattttaaattttatttttaaaaataatactttaataatttttttcaaaagtcaaaatgatatatattaacataAGCACAAGAACCGCCGAGAAAGAACGCTGAAAGTTTACAATAGTTACAAATCAAAACTTGTTAAAATAAACTAGAAAGAAATCAAATTACAAGAAAAGACCCACACATAACAAGGGGTTTAACCACCAAGTATGataatcaaaagtaaaataagggttGTTTGCTTTCATCCACAAAAAAGAAAGGAGGTTAATCTTGTCTAATAAATGATGTAATTGATCTTCCTTGTGATTAAAAATACGAATTTGTTTCTTTCCAAATCACCCAAACACAATAGAACCAAACCAactgtaaaaaaatttgatagGTTATAGAAAACTCGCCTAATTGACCAAACTGCAAAAAGAGATCTGATACACAAGCTGAGTCCACAGAGTAAATACCGATCCATGTGCGAATAAGAGTCCacatatttttcaaatgattgCCACAGATACCGATCATCCTTCCATGCAAACAACCTCCCCTTTTGCAAATTATTGTCAAACCATCTTCCCACACTCATTCCATGGCCTGAAACGGATCTTCCACACATCTTTCTACCATGCATAACCATCTTTCCCACCCTTCTACAACCGCCCCCTATCTGACCACAACGAGCTGCTAAAACCTTAACCCTTCACTGCCTACATTCATCTTCCAAAACCATTTACCTACCAATGCCAAATTGAACTCCCGCATCCTCCTAACCCCCAAGCCACATTTGTCTTTACCTAAACTGAAAAAGTCTCAATTTTCCCAATAAACTTTCTTAGATTTCTCCCTCACACCGCAacatccccccccccccccccccccccacaaaaaaaaaaaataaagattatatAGAAGATATCATTCTTGTgggagccttgaagaataaAAGGAAGCAGACAGATGAATAAGACATGACAAATTTCAAAAGTATCAAGCGGTCTCCTATTGACATATTCTTATTTTTCCATAACGACAAAATGTTTTTGATCGGTTGAGCCGACATAAAAAGTGATTGAACCAATCTTAAAAGTACAGCGTCAGTTAACTCATGCGGAAAAATGTCGAGCATAAGTTAACTCCCGTTGAGATTATGGAATGAAAATTTTTAAAAGGGAGAtgaataattttcataaaattcacTTAAGAATAAAGTCCTTTAGCCAAAAAGGCTTAGTGATCTTTCTCATAAGATTGGAAAGGGCCGAACTTGCTAACACCGAGTTGTCACAATTTAGAGAGGTGAGCAACATGTAAATATAATCTTTGACGGAAAATACTTACTTGAACATATACCTAACACATCAATTTTAGAAACACATACAATAATGAGAAAAagtggaaaaagaaaagaattgaataacatttattttttaaagaattaagTAAAATACATTTTGATGTGTGTGTTTAAATAGTGTGTCCAAAAGCATGTACCCAAGCAAGACTACCTCAATCCTTGACTTGtgtattatttatttgtctttAGAGTGATGCCAtagcagaagaagaaaatagtGCTCAATTTGTGTAGTTCATCAAATTCCTACTAGGCATATTCACAATTCGATCGTTGCTCATGATATGTGACTCTTGAGCGGTCTCTAGAGCGATGATGGcgacaattttgatcttttCCACAGTCATGGTTTCTCCATAGTTGTCTTCAAGTCCAAAaggaatttgaaaaaaaaactagagcACACATAATTATAATGCACATTCTAAGGCTGAAACTCATAAGTCATAACATAACACTGTTTAATGTagctcttctctttttttttttctccctttttttattgaagttaattaatatatatcgtCACTGTAGATAATTTTTACATtctcaatcaatcataattgtTTGATCATTAAAAATCTTTGACACTTTTATGATCACTACTAAAGTCACACATATGATCACTTCTAACCGATGAAGCTCGGATACAACAAAATAGAGACGTATCTGTATCAGATACGTATTAGATACCGATACTCCACATATACTTGCGGATATGTATCCACGAAATATtggaaataattattttaatttcaaatatattttatcggatacttataagatactcgacatatatatacttataagatacttcACAGAGACGTATCTTGGAAAAAAATGAAGGGTAAAAAAGTGAGAATGTGttttgaaaattcaatggagatgtatatgattcaatttaagATATGTATCACTATAATTTTTTTCGATTAaccaattaaaaattatgtttttggtggatGAAAGTAACGTTTTTGGTGGATGAAAGTAACGAGAGAGATGAAattcaatcaatcaacattaaacaaactttgttgagTTCTTTTATTGATGCATTTGTTGATATCCTAACTtatgaatgaaaatagaatatgatttatacgaaaaatttacatattttattttgatcacatgcattattttttgtaaattgtgacttttatgattaaatagtaTTGAAGGgtattcgtaaaaaaaaaaaaaatattgtagagTAATCAATGCTTATTTTTTCAAGTATTTTACACGcatataaattttagtataaatattttgttaacgtATCTTAGCAGcattgtattttaaattttaaaaaatttacatatcCGCGTACCCATATTGTATCGTACACGTACCCGTATTACGTATCCGGGTTTCAATTGTAACATGTTGATAATGTAAAAGTTATTACTCAGTCACTTCATAAAAATTTCAGGGGAGTAATAATCgtgtatattttgttttgtcaagTAGTGCAGTAGTAAGAAATTTACCTATTAAAGTTAATAAATTGAGTGTCTGAAGTTGGAATATAattcatgcatatattatgcaatatacCTACTAACCGATCTAACCTCATGGAGATATTGTCTAAGTTTTTTAGAGTTACACTATTGAGTCTTGTTGCAGTACAGacaaataaaatttgtgttttcTTGCAATATGACATCTATTTTGCTCCTCAATTAGTAACGgtaaatttaagtttattacTTTGTACTTCAGTAATATCAATGACTTCATGGCCCAATGGATAAGGCGCTGGTCTACGGAACCAGAGATTCTGGGTTcgatccccagtgaagtcgcttttcattttttatttcaactattattgttttttttttttgtgcgaCGAAATAATTTTTCTTCTGCATGGCCCAAATTTCCTTGCAAAAAGAACTtacttatgtttttcttgcattgaAGCATCTCAATAACACTCAgattttcattttaaagtttatgtgatttgattataaaagggataaaaaaaaatatttcacacTTTATTCACTAGAAAAGATTATCCTAAAAGTTCAAATTTCTCTtcgtgttttttttcttcacatatCCTATAGTGGTTGGAGCTCATACATTTTAAATGCGGAGAAGTGAGATGTCGGAGGTTCGAATCCCAAcctctgcatatattatgcaatgtccttATCAACTGATCTAAGCTCACGGGAATGGTCTTAGTGTTTattgaataataataagaataatacaaaatagagtaaattacaaCAGAGAGATCCTAGTATTTCACTCTCCTATTctcttatatttaaatatacattttttgtgTGCGTTAACTCTTCAATTTTTAAAGGCAgtagtaaaataattaaataaaaattgtattatttgACAAGAATATACCAGTAatggttataaaaaaataacagacTAATAGCtgaagtattaaatatattagtacCGCGCCACCAAAATAGCGCCAGCTACGTGCCCACTCCTAGGCCACACCAAAATTTGGAAACACAGCGCCGCGCTGTGTTTCTGCATTGACAACAAGTACGTCAACACAATATTGGATGTATGTGTAAAGAATTATATACAGACAATGTATACAAATTAAACGTTTAAAATCGAGTGGGCTTATATGATTTGAATTATGATTAGATACTGgtgtaaaataaatttacacGTACAGTTGTATACATGAAACTTCTTTATTTTACAAACATCCATATCAAgaattaaaatcaataattgatcaaaaaaagaattaaaatcaaCGTTTTTAATACGATGTAAACTTATGATTGGTTGACATTGTATTTTTTAcgttaaaaatttattaaaatcaagctgtagttaaaattgggattttatATAGTAAACTGATGTTTTTGCTAAAAAGTTATTGTGCACCGTATAACAAATATTTGCTTACTATTATACTTATTTAACATATTCTGTTTGTAAATGTATACTATTCCAAAGTTTCATCACTTACCATTTTGTTGTTGAGATCACATACCTTAGTCTTTACAAGgacaatatatataattatgaatGTAATGCTTATAATAACGAAATATTTATTGTCGGTTTCATACAATACCATTAAATTAAATGCAATTGCATGGAATGGAAATTACATAACCACTAACCAAACTTGGTTGAAAACCTGATATGAAATATAATTGCACTAAATCAAAACTAGCATTTTTACTAACCTCTCAATAAAATGGCACTagacaacaacataatcattgtAACAAAATTTTACTAACCTCTCAATAGTAACAATGAATACATGTTCCTTGCTGATCCTCTTTTACTTCTCCCTTTGTTTcattatttctctttctcatgCTCTAAACAATGGTTTTAGTGTTGAACTCATCCACCGCGACTCCTCAAAATCACCACTATACCAACCTACACAAAACAAATACCAACATATTGTCAATGCCGCACGCCGTTCTATCAATCGTGCCAATCATTTCTACAAAACTGCCCTCACAAACACACCTCAATCAACTGTAATCCCCGATCATGGCGAGTATCTCATGACCTATTCAGTTGGTACCCCACCATTTAAGTTATATGGCATTGCTGATACAGGTAGTGACATTGTTTGGCTTCAATGCGAGCCTTGCAAAGAATGTTACAATCAAACAACTCCTAAGTTTAAACCATCAAAATCGTCAACTTACAAAAACATTCCATGTTCGTCTGACCTATGTAAATCTGGGCAACAAGGTGCCGTTTGTACCGATCAAAATTTTTGTGAATATAGTATTTCTTATGGTGATAATTCACAATCGAAAGGAAATCTTAGTGTTGATACTCTTACATTAGAGTCCTCCACTGGACATCCTATTTCATTTCCTAAAACTGTGATAGGATGTGGAACTGACAATACAGTGTCATTTGAAGGTGCAAGTTCTGGTATAGTTGGCCTTGGAGGTGGACCAGCATCTCTTATTACACAATTGGGATCATCAATTGATGCAAAATTCTCTTATTGTTTGTTGCCAAACCCGGTTGAGTCAAACACGACAAGCAAACTCAATTTTGGAGACACGGCTGTGGTTTCCGGGGATGGTGTTGTGT from Medicago truncatula cultivar Jemalong A17 chromosome 8, MtrunA17r5.0-ANR, whole genome shotgun sequence includes the following:
- the LOC11406047 gene encoding aspartic proteinase CDR1 encodes the protein MNTCSLLILFYFSLCFIISLSHALNNGFSVELIHRDSSKSPLYQPTQNKYQHIVNAARRSINRANHFYKTALTNTPQSTVIPDHGEYLMTYSVGTPPFKLYGIADTGSDIVWLQCEPCKECYNQTTPKFKPSKSSTYKNIPCSSDLCKSGQQGAVCTDQNFCEYSISYGDNSQSKGNLSVDTLTLESSTGHPISFPKTVIGCGTDNTVSFEGASSGIVGLGGGPASLITQLGSSIDAKFSYCLLPNPVESNTTSKLNFGDTAVVSGDGVVSTPIVKKDPIVFYYLTLEAFSVGNKRIEFEGSSNGGHEGNIIIDSGTTLTVIPTDVYNNLESAVLELVKLKRVNDPTRLFNLCYSVTSDGYDFPIITTHFKGADVKLHPISTFVDVADGIVCLAFATTSAFIPSDVVSIFGNLAQQNLLVGYDLQQKIVSFKPTDCSKV
- the LOC11441433 gene encoding annexin-like protein RJ4 isoform X1 codes for the protein MATLIAPINHSPVADAEALHGAFKGWGTDEKSVITILGHRNVYQRQQIRKSYQEIYQEDILKRLESELSGDFERAVYRWMLEPADRDAVLANVAIKDGSKSYHVIIEIVSVLSPEEVLAMRRAYHNRYKHSLEEDLAAHTTGHLRQLLVGLVTSFRYGGAEINPKLAKTEADILHESIKEKKGNHEEAIRILTTRSKTQLLATFNRYRDDHGISITKKLLDNASDDFHKALHTTIRCINDHKKYYEKILRGALKRVGTDEDGLTRVVVTRAEKDLKDIKELYYKRNSVHLEDAVAKEISGDYKKFILTLLGKQD
- the LOC11441433 gene encoding annexin-like protein RJ4 isoform X2; this encodes MATLVTIKSSPVEDAEALQKAFKGWGTDEKSVITILGHRNVYQRQQIRKSYQEIYQEDILKRLESELSGDFERAVYRWMLEPADRDAVLANVAIKDGSKSYHVIIEIVSVLSPEEVLAMRRAYHNRYKHSLEEDLAAHTTGHLRQLLVGLVTSFRYGGAEINPKLAKTEADILHESIKEKKGNHEEAIRILTTRSKTQLLATFNRYRDDHGISITKKLLDNASDDFHKALHTTIRCINDHKKYYEKILRGALKRVGTDEDGLTRVVVTRAEKDLKDIKELYYKRNSVHLEDAVAKEISGDYKKFILTLLGKQD